In Oryzias latipes chromosome 6, ASM223467v1, the sequence CCTGATAGATCAGGTTCGGGTCTTGGCTGGAGGCCGGAGAAGAGGTCGGAGCGGCCCGAGGGCCGCGCTCTGTCTCACTGAGCGCAGCGGCGGCCGGGGAGGCAGGAGCATCGGCCGTGGCTGGGAGGCAGCTGCTGTCGGTGGAGATCCGCTCCACAATGCTGGACAGGCAGTCCAGACTGGAGACGACGGAGCTGCGGTCATTCCTGTGGCCTCCTACGGCAGAAAACACCGTCAGTCAAACATGATTCAAACTAGACTGTGAGGTCACTCCTCTATGTGTGAATAAAACCTGTAAACAGCTGTGTGCAGACTATttattggtgtgtgtgtgtgtgggtgtgtgtgtgtgtgtgtgagaaccAAGTCATGCAGTTTACTTATGACACTCTTGACTCTGTATTATCCACTgctcccccaccccccatctctaacatccactctctctcttcttgttttccgtccggtccaacaaagaATGCATATAAACATAATTATTATGAATAAAGCCTAACCTCAAATACATAAGGGGTTTACACCAATTGATACCATTGTCCAGGgaaatactcgattctgattggctgctgggtgtggataaaaatgtgttaatgtaCATCTAAAAAGcagttccggtcacatatcttaaatgttctgtatcagaatctttagcttcatcatctggacaaaaatgatcagtgacaggagaactttctctctgaactgatgctttattcaacccatcgtgatcatcagcatagatatcactttcctttgccgcACCACTCGAGGTTGGCTAAGTGGCATGTTACTGTGACAACAGGCTGCACCGCATGACAAATAGTTCGCTTTTGTGAAAAAGCAATCTAAACCGTAAAAATGACCAGAATAAAGTACTGGttgactatttatttattttgaaagtcaccATGGTATAAGTGAGTAGATTTACTTCAAAGTGTTCatatttttaatgcactttGCAGTTCAACGCAGGCTTACACGGCAAGCGTTAATAATGCACCCTTTGAAGGATATTAACCCCTAAATAAATTGTGTTTGTCTAAAGATCCATAAAgtcctgttgtaaaagtaaaatttgtccaacacaagaggccttcagctctgacaTACTTGCTCAGCTGtaaatatagatatagatatatatctatatatatatcctttttctcatttataGAATTTATAGAGaatgtcattgttttctttaacctcatgaaaactaaatttatttagcaaaaataaaagcacatcttTGGCTTCATGAACAGATTTAGTTAGATTGCAAACGCTTTATCATTTCAGATGAGCAATGCTGTCGGCTGGTTAAAGCGCAAATCGGATCTTTCCTGTGTAAAATGTTGGCGCGTGACGCGGCCCCCTCTGGCCCGCGCGCAGCTCACCGTTCAGAGCCTCGGAGAAGTAGGAGCCGCCGTCATAACTCCCCTTTTGCGTCGTCTGACACCTCGGTCCATTAAAGTCAGTCTGGAATAAAACACAATGCTTTTTTTAGAGCACGCCAAAAgagtaaataaaacacaatttacacaaTGTCACATTTTTGAAATATCAACACAAGGGATATTTTCCGATAGTAAACACTCGTGTATTTTTAAActggaatatatatatatatatatatgggctTTCTTTGAACAAACAAGcacaaaacagcagcaacaataTTATTATTTCATCTTCCTGAGTGTTTCGCACGCGTTATAAAAGGAAATTTGTCAAATAATAGAAATCCTAATGACGGGACTCGTATGTTTTATGAAGGAAATTCGTTTGAATAAATCCGGATGTTTGGTGCAAATTATAACCGATTTTTATTCAAGCAGCGAACTGCTCCAAACGACGCTGTCAGTCTATTCAAGAAATACGTAAAAAAGATTTtcacgattaaaaaaaaaaaagaaaaggttttacgTTTAAAAATCTTATTTTCGGGAGAGGTAGTAACTGGTAATCCTCTGAATTAACTGAGTAACGCGCCTGTATAATCGAATCTAAAACGGTGAAAGTtgcctttcctttttcttttcttttttactgaagTTTTGTAAAAACTTGTGCCGTCATGAAACGACTAACTAAGTCAAGACTCCATGCGTAAAGACGCGCTGTAGCTCCAGCCTTCGCAGCTTGTCCGAACAGCGGACTCACCATTCCGTCAGAGCAGTTGGAGCGGGGGCTGGACGCGTCCGAGTCCCCGCTGTAGTGCTCCAACACCGGGTAGAAGCCATCCTCCTGGCCGGCGCGCAGCAGCGCCTGCAGGGACTCGATGTAGCTGATGGCGTTGCGCAGGATCTCCACCTTGGGCAGCCTCTGGTTGGGGTTGGCTGACGTGCAGCGCTTCAGCGTTTCGAAGGCGTCATTGACCTTGCTGAGGCGCCGGCGCTCGCGCAGCGTCGCTGCCTTGCGTCTGTCTGCGTTGGTGGTTTTCCGCTTGCAGGCTTTGCAGGCCCACAGCAGGCAGCGGCCCGCCTGGTGGTGGCCACTGGGCGCACGGACGTGCTCATCGTCCTCCACCTCCGCGCGCTGGTGCACATGGAGGACGGAGGacggggaggaggaggacgagcaAGGAGAGGATGAGGGGGAAGAAGAGGAGTCATCCGGCTTCAGCAGACCGCCATGGACTAGCCGTGGGTCTAGGTCCTCGAAGAAGTGCATGTCACTTGTGTTAAAACAGGGGTCATCATAGAAATCATCAGCAGCCGGGATGGGGAAAGGAATATCCGACAGCTCCATGACCCGGTCCAAAACAGGCCCGCagaaaagaaatactgagaTCAACGGGCCGAGCCGAGCTATCCAGCAAACCGAAGAGAGACTCGCGATCCGCGGGTCCGGTAATGTGGGTCCTGTCAGGAGTTTTGAACTGGACTACTGCTGACCTGAAGCCTCTTATACCTGGCACATCAGCAGCAGGCAGGGGGGCCAAGGGGTCAGAGGAGTGTGACCAATCGGTGGGCAGCTGCaggggtgtgcgtgtgtgtaagtGGAGGGGTTACAACTGCACGGTAATTAGAGGCCTGCAGTTAACGGAACAGCTAAAGGAAGGCCGCACACGCATTTCCGCCTTACACACCCGTGTTCAAGCGCCTCTTTGAATGCGCACACACCAGAATTTGGGGCTGTGGCGTCTGGAAGGCTAGCGGTCGCACATCACCAGCAGGTTTTTAAGTTGGGTGCGGAGCCTACAAACAAATCAAGCGTTCGTTGGTCGCGCGCTGaaagttcaaccggttgaactttTTCACGCTGAATCTCAGCAACGCAGCGCTGTGACCAATCAGAAATTAGGATTTGATAGTGTTTGTAGCGTCTTTTCAAGAAACAGTTATCAAccgttgtaaacatgatcactaaggagaaatgaataattgcggtttgtttTTGGCCGGAATAAAATGACACCAAGATGGACATTTATAGGAACAgatctgtgaaaacaaaaaggctggagcaagatttgagGGAATTGAACCGCTTTGATTTTGCAGATCGAACCTCTTCCAATAAGTTGATTTAATTACAATAAATATATTGTAGGTGGCGGAGGAGCGCTGATGAAAAGAAGAACCGCCCCTGCAGGTACCTGCGTGTCTGGCGCTGGTCCGTCCGGTCTGTACACCGAATGAGTGTTCATGAAACTGCGTGGAGCGCGCTCTGGAACGCACCTTCACATGCGCACACaccactcttttttttgttttcattgtaagtAGGAAAAATGAGGCAATTCAGAATGTCAGagacaaatgaaatgtttgcacTGAAAGAAAAGACTGTCAGCAGAACATTTAATGAGCAGCAAGAAATGTGTGAAAAGCTGGCAATGCAAGACGagctttggttgtttttagagctattttgaaaaacaaatgaagtctcttttttttttaaaaaacaccacaaagttgttgttttaatggagaaaaatggcatgaaaaaaaggttttgctttCCCATATTCAAAAAGTCGGTATTTATTCTAAACTACAACAATAGTTGTGAAAATAATGCTAACTGAGTGTCTCTGTGCTTTGGTTTTCATGTATTCACATCAATTCTACTCAGAAATGATCTTAATAATTTTCAAAatctacttttctttttgttatttgcacatatttacGTAGGACCAGACAGAAAAACACTTAATATGTGCGGCCAAGAGACACATTGTGGTGTTGATCCCCCCCACACATTCGCATTGCGTCTCAGGGTAAATGTTGTCGTCAGTGGCGGACTTTAGAGTTCGGAGGCCCCTGGCGAATAACAAcggttgtattttattttttaaatccttacATTTAGGGTAAAACATAAGAGAACTTTCTAGCTCTGTTATGGAGTTCAACAACCCAGATTACAGATATCCAGCTTGACTCCTCCTCTTGACATCAATTTTTTTACCCAGAAGCGTCGCTCAGCAGGGACTCTAGTAGGCGTGGTTACGTCATCACATGTCGAGCACATTGACTGTCAGCAGTCGAGCTGTTTGTTAAGACCAGACATTGTTGCCAGTGTGGGCTCATTGTTGTGATGGGAATCCTGGATCGGCTCACTAAAAAGAGCCTCTCAGCTCCCAAAagacttttttggtttttgttgctttatttcagtcagaATGAAGCATATAAGATGaataagtgtaaaaaaaaagttgttattCAT encodes:
- the myod1 gene encoding myoblast determination protein 1; protein product: MELSDIPFPIPAADDFYDDPCFNTSDMHFFEDLDPRLVHGGLLKPDDSSSSPSSSPCSSSSSPSSVLHVHQRAEVEDDEHVRAPSGHHQAGRCLLWACKACKRKTTNADRRKAATLRERRRLSKVNDAFETLKRCTSANPNQRLPKVEILRNAISYIESLQALLRAGQEDGFYPVLEHYSGDSDASSPRSNCSDGMTDFNGPRCQTTQKGSYDGGSYFSEALNGGHRNDRSSVVSSLDCLSSIVERISTDSSCLPATADAPASPAAAALSETERGPRAAPTSSPASSQDPNLIYQDL